One Phalacrocorax aristotelis chromosome Z, bGulAri2.1, whole genome shotgun sequence DNA window includes the following coding sequences:
- the TRMT10B gene encoding tRNA methyltransferase 10 homolog B, whose protein sequence is MAGDGADGGGCSSVEPEGDVAVACEALRLLRIEPSAFGPGAGRAGGTARCSRNVLRKRRRWERVLAAKKGKRRQERERSRARWAEGPGAASRDGGRALAALAKERLLEAKVSGPRLCVDLGVANCMTQKETSRLASQIRRLYGANRRAKKPFWLCLTEFVVGSLIYEECFRMNDGFSNYLMDTTQESYLDLFPLDAIVYLTPDSENVLEDIDPNKVYILGGLVDESIHKKLTLQRAQEQSLQTARLPIREYMVKNVNTKNYHSETLAINQVFDVLSTYYDTQSWPAALKAGVSSGKGYVLRDAVK, encoded by the exons ATGGCGGGCGACGGTGCGGACGGCGGTGGGTGCTCATCGGTGGAGCCTGAGGGTGATGTGGCGGTGGCCTGCGAGGCCCTCCGCCTGCTGCGGATCGAGCCCTCGGCCTTCGGTcccggcgcggggcgggcgggcggcacGGCGCGGTGCTCG AGGAACGTGCTGAGGAAGCGGAGGCGCTGGGAGCGGGTGCTGGCGGCGAAGAAGGGGAAGCGGCGGCAGGAGCGGGAGAGGAGCAGGGCCCGGTGGGCCGAGGGCCCAG GGGCTGCCAGCCGGGATGGCGGGAGGGCTTTGGCCGCCCTTGCCAAGGAGCGCCTTCTGGAAGCCAAGGTGTCGGGGCCCCGGCTCTGCGTGGACCTCGGCGTGGCCAACTGCATGACACAGAAG GAAACAAGCCGCCTCGCCTCGCAGATCAGGAGACTCTACGGGGCAAACAGACGGGCCAAGAAGCCATTTTGGCTCTGTCTGACGGAGTTTGTGGTGGGGTCCTTGATCTATGAGGAGTGTTTTCGCATGAACGACGGCTTCTCCAATTATTTG ATGGATACAACTCAAGAAAGTTACCTGGACCTGTTTCCTTTAGATGCAATTGTTTATCTCACTCCTGACTCTGAGAAtg TGCTTGAAGATATAGATCCAAATAAAGTGTACATCCTCGGAGGCCTGGTGGATGAAAGTATTCACAAG AAGCTGACTCTGCAAAGGGCACAAGAGCAGTCCTTGCAAACAGCCCGCCTCCCCATTCGCGAGTACATGGTGAAAAATGTTAATACCAAGAACTACCACTCAGAGACACTGGCAATTAATCAAG TCTTTGATGTCTTATCAACTTACTATGATACCCAAAGCTGGCCAGCGGCCTTGAAAGCTGGAGTCTCATCTGGAAAAGGCTATGTGCTACGAGATGCAGTGAAATAA
- the LOC142050546 gene encoding uncharacterized protein LOC142050546, with the protein MSGSLLRGLWLRRARPPLLPLLASLGGLWRQPQVAYSTKEESAARPVGRYPVPNKKDMPYDIVELMEEVEMKTGFLPNVFKAMSHRPAEFRAFFAYYNAIMNKDTGRLSKADKELIIVATSVVNRCPYCVVAHGALHRIYSKQPALADQVIVNWKLADLSDRELAMLEFALAVCRADNITEEHFQKLERHGFDREDAWDIGMISAFFAMSNRIAHYIDLRPNKEFYTMGRMPHGEEEEEPEHA; encoded by the exons ATGAGCGGCTCCCTGCTGCGCGGCCTGTGGCTgcgccgcgcccgcccgccc cTTCTGCCTCTCCTAGCCTCACTAGGAGGACTCTGGAGGCAGCCCCAGGTGGCGTACAGCACCAAGGAAGAGAGTGCTGCAAGACCTGTTGGGCGGTACCCAGTACCCAATAAGAAGGACATGCCGTATGACATTGTGGAGCTTATGGAGGAAGTAGAAATGAAG ACTGGATTTCTGCCCAATGTGTTCAAAGCCATGTCTCACCGACCTGCTGAATTCAGAGCTTTTTTTGCTTATTACAATGCCATTATGAACAAAGACACAG GGCGACTCAGCAAGGCAGACAAAGAGCTCATAATTGTGGCTACAAGTGTTGTGAATAGATGTCCCTACTGTGTGGTTGCACATGGAGCACTTCATCGGATATATTCCAAGCAGCCAGCACTGGCTGACCAG GTCATTGTGAACTGGAAACTGGCTGACCTAAGTGACCGGGAGCTGGCAATGCTGGAGTTTGCTCTTGCAGTCTGTCGAGCTGATAACATCACTGAAGAGCATTTccagaagctggaaaggcatGGTTTTGACCGTGAAGACGCCTGGGACATAGGcatgatttctgctttttttgctaTGTCTAATCGCATAGCTCATTATATTGACCTGCGCCCAAACAAGGAATTCTACACCATGGGCAGGATGCCCCacggagaggaggaggaggaacctGAGCATGCCTGA